A segment of the Nitrospina gracilis 3/211 genome:
GATGCGCCCAGTAACCCACTTCCTCACCCTTCAGGTAGCCTTTAACATTGGCCCAGTCCACGTTCTTGGAGATGTCCAGAACGGGGTTGAAGGGATCTTCCGCAACCATGGAAGCGAAGCCCGGTCCCGACCAGTGAGAACCCTGGTAGTTACCGGCCTTGTAGTTACCCGCCCAGGTGTGGGAACCGGAACCTTTCGGTCCGACGTTACCCGTCAGCATGAGAGGTACATACGACGCCCGGTTGTGCATGGTGGCGTGGAAGTAATGGTTGATACCTTCACCGTAGTGAATCTCAACCGGCTTGATGGTACCGATGTCGCGTGCCAGACGTACAACCAGATCCTTCGGGGCATGGGAGATCTGGTTTACTGAATCCAGATCGTAGTCCTTCAGGTGGATTTTGTACATCTCGTACAACGGCATAACGGTGATGGTCTTGCCGCTGACCAGCTTGATGTCATAAACACCGTCCAGGGCCGGGTCGATGTTCTTCTTCCGCATCTTCGCGCCAATGTCCTCGCGAGTCACGGCGACCGGTTTGTCGGTGTTGGTGTCCCAAACTACGAAGTCCGGCATTTTGTCCCGGTTGAAGTTCTTCATCCACTTGGTCGTAAAACCGTCCTTAGGCAGGGGCTGGTTTTTGTAACCGGGGATGTAGTCGTCCGGGTGCAACCGGATCAGGTTGTCCGTGCGGACCAGCAACGGCATGTCGGTATAGTCCTTGACGTAATCCACGTCGACCAAACCTTCATCCATGATGATCTTCGCACAACCCAGGAAGATGGAAATGTCGGAGGCGCCGGCGCGGCACGGAATCCAGTAGTCCGCTTTCGTGGAAGGCGGGTTGTATTCCGGGCAGACGGTTACCAGCGTACCGCCACGTTCCATGATTTCCGTGTACCAGTGAGCTTCCGGCATCTTGTTCTCAATGAGGTTTTTACCCCACTGAATGGTCAGCTTCGCATACCGGTGGTCGGCGAAGTCGATGTCGGAAGTCTGCATGCCATGCGTCCAGGAATGACCCGGAGCCTGGTCACCATGCCAGGTGTAGTTGGACCATGCGCGTCCGCCCAGCACCTGACCCGGGCCGCGGCCGCGAATGATCGCATCCAGAAGACCGACCATGTTGGCGAGGCGGTAGATACCATACTTACCGACAACACCCAGCAGGCCCATGCCGCCGCGATACTTGAAAGTACGCGGGCCGGATCCGCCCATGGCTTCGATCATCTCAGGCTGATAACCTTCGTTCTTCAGGCGCTGGGCACCGCGCTGACCGCTGTAGGCTTTACCTACGGCAACGTGGCCTTTTGCCAGATAAGTGAAGGTATCGTCCCAGGTCATGCGGACGAACTCGTCCGTGCCCCGGCTGGTGAACTTATATTTTTCCCGGTTCTCCTTGTCCAGATAAGGAAAGCCGTCGTCGGCCCACTGCTTCCAGCCAACGCGCAACATCGGATACTTGTTGCGGTACGGTCCATAAACACGACGCGGGAACGTCATGCCGCGGAGACACATGCGCGGGTTCCACGCTGCGTCCGCCTGGTTGCCGTACAGATCGCGAATCTTGTGGTGATCGTAGTTCTGCTCGATCCGCATCAGAATGCCGTTACGTACGAAACCGCGCACACGACACTGATGGGTGTCGTTCGGCGAACAGCAGTACGTGAACGAGCGTTCGTACTTATATTGATCGCGATAAACTTCTTCCCAACGACGATCCGGATAGGACTCCAAGGGATTCCCAACCTTCACAACGGGTTTCAACTGAGCGCCTACCCTCTTGCTCGAAAGCGCCATGGCCGAAGCCACACCAGCACTCACCTGCAAGAACTTCCTTCGATTCAAACGCATAAACTTAAACCTCCCTTAGGTTAACAGTTGGCTTAAAAACCGAACTTGTATCCTGATAAAACTTCCCCCGGCGGCCTCACCTGCCGACCGCCCAACCAAATCCTCCTTTCTAAATTTCTGAAACCTGATTTTTGATAATCTATTTTCTGACCCTAGTGACTAAAAACTTACCTGTAAAATTTTCCCAACCCTAATCAGACCTGGCCAAAAAAAAAACCTGATACCCGTTTCGGCCTTATTTTAAGCCTTGAAACGAGATACCAGGTTTTGAAAACCGGTTTTCCCAATGCGGTGAAAATGTGAATTTAGGACCCGTTCGCCACATGTCGAAAACACCAATCCAGGGCAAAATTAACGTGCTGGGGAATCCGTGCATGCCTCTTTATACTTAAATCCAAATGCCTTGTCAAACCCTTTTTATCAAGCCTATTTGAAAAATTTTACGCCCCCAAAGTGGGGTAAAAATTGATTAAATATTAGGCAAAAACAGGGCTGAATTTCCGCTTTTTCCACAACCTCCTGCGGTCTTCCCGCATTATACAAAAAAACCTTTTAAAAACAAATATTTAAACAAAATTTTGGGTGTTTTGCCTATAAAAAATAGAGCTCTTGATCCGCCTCCCCTGGTCCAAAAAATCATTAAACCTTTTAAAATAAATGAGTTAAATGAAAGTTGCTTATTCTTCCCCAGGTTCCATTTATTATCAAATCCACTGGAAATTCATATTTATGAAATCAGAAAAAATTATTCAATGATAAGAAAAAAAGCCTCCAATCTAAAAAAATGGAATAAATGTAAATAAAATAAGAAGTTAAAAATAATCCAACTATAATCTGCAGAAAACCCAAGAAAAATCTGTAAATCCTATACTTAATAAATGATCTCCTATTGATGTATAGGCATACATCCCGATTGGACCCGGGCCCTGTTTTCCCGGAATGGGGGGA
Coding sequences within it:
- a CDS encoding molybdopterin-dependent oxidoreductase, translated to MESYPDRRWEEVYRDQYKYERSFTYCCSPNDTHQCRVRGFVRNGILMRIEQNYDHHKIRDLYGNQADAAWNPRMCLRGMTFPRRVYGPYRNKYPMLRVGWKQWADDGFPYLDKENREKYKFTSRGTDEFVRMTWDDTFTYLAKGHVAVGKAYSGQRGAQRLKNEGYQPEMIEAMGGSGPRTFKYRGGMGLLGVVGKYGIYRLANMVGLLDAIIRGRGPGQVLGGRAWSNYTWHGDQAPGHSWTHGMQTSDIDFADHRYAKLTIQWGKNLIENKMPEAHWYTEIMERGGTLVTVCPEYNPPSTKADYWIPCRAGASDISIFLGCAKIIMDEGLVDVDYVKDYTDMPLLVRTDNLIRLHPDDYIPGYKNQPLPKDGFTTKWMKNFNRDKMPDFVVWDTNTDKPVAVTREDIGAKMRKKNIDPALDGVYDIKLVSGKTITVMPLYEMYKIHLKDYDLDSVNQISHAPKDLVVRLARDIGTIKPVEIHYGEGINHYFHATMHNRASYVPLMLTGNVGPKGSGSHTWAGNYKAGNYQGSHWSGPGFASMVAEDPFNPVLDISKNVDWANVKGYLKGEEVGYWAHRDKALIVNTPRYGRKVFTGRTHMPTPSKLIWFVNVNVINNAKWFYELVFNTNNNVDMIVAQDIEFTGSCEYADFVLAANSWAEFESYEITSACSNPFHQIWGGTGIKPVFDTIDDNLIHREFAKRLSQVTGDKRFADYVKVYEGEAPNRTKAMIRRLFTTSTAGMGYNIDDIINGKYGEPGACLLLYRTYPRSPFWEMYTESKPFYTPNGRIQFYNDEPEAIEWGENFIVHREGPEATPYLPNVIVSTNPYIRPDDYGIPEDEQDPDLRHVRNIKKPWSSVRTTKNFLWEKGYRFYCVTPKSRHTAHSSWATTDWNMIWNNNFGDPYRMDKRSPGVGEWQVHMNPFLCKDLGINDGDYVYVDANPADRPYMGWKPSDPRYKVARLMLRAKYNPAYPYHTAMMKHSCWTSTERSVKAHEERPDGRALSMTTPYQSNFRYGGQQSITRSWLMPMHQTDSLFHKAKSKMKFMFGYEADNHAINATPKETLVKFSKAEDGGMHGKGLWEPVRTGYTPESPLKDRFAEMYLAGQY